In Fodinicurvata sediminis DSM 21159, the genomic window TGCCATTCTCAACGTCGTCCTGCCCGTCTTCGGAATCATGCTGGCCGGTTACCTGGTGGGCCGTGCACGGATTCTGGGCGAGGACTCTGGCCGTGCGCTGAACGGCTTCGTCTACTACGTGGCCCTGCCGGCGCTGTTCTTCGGCTCCATGGCCGACGTGCCGCTGGCGCGGATCTTCAACTGGCCCCTGATCCTGTCGTTCGGCGGCGGGTTGCTGGTCACCTTCCTCTTCTCCATCGCCGTGGCCCTGGTCTTCTTCCGCGGGCGCTTCGGCGAGGTCTCGATGCACGGCCTGACGGCCATCTTCTCCAACACCGGCTACATGGGCGTGCCGCTGCTGCAGATTGCCTTCGGGCAACAGGGTGTGCTGGCGGCCGTCATCACCACGGTCATCACCGCGGTGGTGGTCATCGGCATCGGCGTCATCCTGCTGGAAACCGACCGCCACCAGGGCAGCGCGCCGCGCGTCATCGCCCGCAATGTCAGCCTGGGCCTGGCAAAGAACCCGCTGATTCTCTCGGCTCTGGCCGGCATCCTCTATTCCTGGAGCGGCCTGCCCCTGCCCCAGCCGGTCGCCACCTTTATGGAGCTGACCGGCAATGCCGCCGCCCCGGCCGCGCTGTTTGCCATCGGCCTGTTCATGGTGGGCAAGTCGCTGACCGAGGGCATGCGCGAGGTTGTCTGGATCTCCTCGCTGAAACTGCTGGTCGCCCCCCTGGTCACGGCCTGGCTGGCCTATTCGGTCCTGGGCATGCAGGGCGTGGACGCCAAGGCCGCGATCATCCAGGCGGCCCTGCCCACGGGTGCGCTGATGTTCGTCCTGGCCCAGCAGTACGGCGTCTATGTCCAGCGCGCCACCTCTGTGATCCTGGTCTCCACCGTGCTGTCGGTCCTGACCCTCTCGGCACTGTTCGTCCTGCTGGGCGTGCAGTAGTCAGCGGGCCAGGAACGCCCGCGTCTCCGCCAGGGCCTCGGCCAGGCCCACCCGCCTGGGCTCGACGCCCTCGGGGAAGGCGCCATAGAGGCGCGAGGGCATGCGGGAATCCAGCAGCACGAAGACGCCCCGGTCATCGGCGCGGCGTACCAGTCGCCCGAAGGCCTGGCGCAGGCGCAGGCGGGTCAGCATCTCGTCGTACTGGCGCTTGCCGAAATGCGCCTTCCGGGCCTTGTGGCGCAGGTCCGGCCGCGGCCAGGGCACCCGGTCGAAGGCGATCAGGCGCAGGGCCCGGCCCGGCACGTCCACCCCGTCGCGCACGGCATCGGTCCCCAGCAGACAGGAGTCCGGCTCGGCCCGGAACATCTCGATCAGGGTCGAGACATCCACGCCGTCCAGGTGCTGGGCCAGCAGTTCCAGTCCGGCCTCCTCCAGCGGCCGCACGATGCGCCCGTGCACGGCCTTCAGCCGGTTGATGGCGGTGAACAGGCCCAATGCCCCGCCGCCCGA contains:
- a CDS encoding AEC family transporter translates to MRAVMNAILNVVLPVFGIMLAGYLVGRARILGEDSGRALNGFVYYVALPALFFGSMADVPLARIFNWPLILSFGGGLLVTFLFSIAVALVFFRGRFGEVSMHGLTAIFSNTGYMGVPLLQIAFGQQGVLAAVITTVITAVVVIGIGVILLETDRHQGSAPRVIARNVSLGLAKNPLILSALAGILYSWSGLPLPQPVATFMELTGNAAAPAALFAIGLFMVGKSLTEGMREVVWISSLKLLVAPLVTAWLAYSVLGMQGVDAKAAIIQAALPTGALMFVLAQQYGVYVQRATSVILVSTVLSVLTLSALFVLLGVQ